CCGCCGGGGAATTTTTCCTCTGCCCCAATTGGCTGCTATGGACCGCGAGACCCTCCTGAGCTTGCCCCGCACGGCCCAAGGCGATCTGGACCTCTCCCGCTTGCCGCCCCGACCCGCGGGCTACCCGCGCGAAGCCAAACGCAAATTCGTCGTCACCGAAGCCGACGCCGAAATCGCCTTCCGCCTGCGGGATGAAGGACGCCAACGCCTCCGCGAAAAACTCCAGCAAATTGCCGAAGACCAAACCCGGGTGTTTCAACCGAAAAGGTGATTGCCTGACCCCTTGGTTTCAACCCACCATGATGGAGACCCCTACCCCCGGATGATGCCCCACCCCCGCTGTGTTATCACCCAAAATGCATAATGAGGCTTCTTAAGGTAAAATCCGAACCCGCGGAGCAAACGCGCCCCCTACGTGCTACGTCCAATACTGTAAGGAGAAGTGTAAGGAGAACTGCCCTCCCCCGCCCGCACGAGCCGCCGCCGTCATCCCGCGGGGGAACGGAGCTGAGGAAGAAGCGGATTCGAGCAGCAACGCGAAAACCAGGGAGGAAATAAGGAACAAAGAGCGAACCGAATGGAAGCGCGGAGCCTTCGCCAATGGGCACGCCGGAGTTGGAAGCCGAATAAGCAATCCAAGTAGGAATTTTTCGTTCACATTTGGGTTGCAAAACAGAGGATTCTCGAAGATACTGGGATAAGATACATTGAAGGATTTGACACTTACGGGGGAGTCCCTCCAGGAGACTGACGATGAGCGCGATACGCCGCCGTGTTTGGGCCGGTGTCCTGATGCTCGGCAGCTTGACCTCGCTAGTATTGGCCCAGGAACCGGACCCGGTGCAGCAGCGGGAGCAACAGAAGCGGATCCAGGGCCGCGTGGCAGAGGTGGCCCGGCGCGCCAGCTCCACCCTCGATGCCATGACCTACCAGCGGCTCTCGCCGTCCCTGGAGCGGAAAATGCTCGAAGAGGTCGCCCGCGGCTTGCGCGAACTCAGCCAGGAGCAGATCGAGCAAGTCCTGCGGCACCTGGAAGAGGCAGTGGCGGCCCAGCAAGCCGGAAATGCCCAAGCCCAAACCCAAGCCCAGCAGCAAGCTTACGCCAAACAGCGCGAGATCATCTCCCAGTTGCGCAGCATGCTCATCAAGCTGGACATTATTCGCAATCTGGATGAAGCCGCCGCTCGCCTGGACGCCGCCGCGGAAAAACAATTGGCCCTCAATGCCGAGACCCTGACCGCCGCCCGCCTCCCCCGCCGCGGCATCCGCCGCTTCGGAGATGATCGCTTGGAATTGGCCAACGAACAGCAGGACCTCCGCACCGAAATCGCCGCCCTCTTCCAGCAGATCGAGAACCTGATTCCGCACCTGACTCCGCAGCAAAAAGACCGCTTGGAACAGGCCGAGTATGCCGTCCGTTCCCGCCGTCTGCTCCAGGAGTTGCAAGGCACCATCACCCTGCTCCGCGAGGGGCAATGGGAACTGGCCACAGACCGTCAGCGCCGCCATGCCAAGGAACTCAAGGACCTGGCCCACGCCCTGCGCACTCCACCGGCGGACCCTGTCGCCGCCCTCAAACAGGCCCAGGAGAAACTTCAGCGCGCCATCGACGCCCAGAAGAAAGTCCAGGAGCAGACCCGCGAACCGGCCAACCCCGAACAGCTCGAACAGGCTCGCCGTCAGGGACTGGACCCCAACCTCCTGCGTGGACAGGAGCTGGCCAATCAGCAGGCCAAGGCCGAATTCGCCGCTCGCGATGCCCGCAAAGCTGCCGAAGATGCGGCCCGCGAAGTCGCCGACATGCTCAAACCGGTCGAAAATCAGCAGTGGAAGGCGGAGGACGCCCTGCGCCAGGGCAAGCTCGATGAGGCCCAGCCGCCCCAACAGCAAGCCCTCGACAAACTCCAGCAGGCCAAGGAAGAGATCGACCGCCGCATCGCCGCCGCCGAACGGGCTAAGGTCGATCCCCGCGCTGCCGTGGAACAGGCGGCCCAACGCCTCGACAAACTCATCCAGCAGCAGAAGGACGCCCACGCCGCCACCCAACGCGCGGAAAAAAACCCCGACCGCCTGCCTCTCGCCCAAGCTTTGCAAAAGGAAACGAATCAAAACGCCCAGCAGCTCCAGCAGACCCCCTTGCCCCCGAATCCCGCCTTCCAGCAGGCCCTCCAGCAGGCCGCCGAGGCCATGCAACAGGCCCAGAATAAACTCGACGCCCAGGACGCCCGCCAGGCCCAGCCCGATCAGCAGCGCGCCCTCCAGGCCCTGGAACGTGCCAAGCAAGCCCTCGAACACCAACTCCAGGCCATCGACCAGCGCCGCGAAGACATCGCCCGTCTGGAAGAGTTGAAAAACCAGCTTGAAGAACTTGCCAAAAACGAACGCGACATCGCCGACAAAGCCCAAAAGGCCGAACAGCCCGAACAGAACCGCGACTTAGCCCAAAAACAGGAACAGCTCCAGCCGCCCACCGGCAAGGCTCAGGAGCAACTCCAGCAGATGGCCCAGCGCCAGCAGCCGGCCGATCCCCTCGCCCCGCAACCGCTACAAAAGGCTGCCGAGGCCGTCCAGCAAGCCCAGCAAAACCAACAGCAGGCCCGCGACAACCTGCAGAAGAACCAGCCCCAGCAGGCCGCCCAGCAAGCCCAGCAGGCCGCCGACAAACTCCAGCAAGCCGCCCGCGAGGTCCAGGAACAACTCAACCAGAAGCGCGGCGAAGAAGCCAACGACCAGGCCGCCCTCCAACCCCAACGCGTGGACCCCAACAACGCCGCCCAGCAACTCCAGCAGGCCATCGAACAAGCCCAACGCGCCGCCGAACAGGCCCAGAAGGCCAACATGGCTCAACAACAGGCCAACAACGCCCAGCAACAAGCCCAACCCCAGCAGGGCCAACCCAATAACCCGCAGCAGGCCAACAACAACCCTCAACAACAGGGTCAACCTCAGCAGGGCCAACCCAACCTCGCCGAACTCCAAAAGCAGTTGGCCCGCGACGCCCAGCAACAGCAGCTTCCCGAAGCTGCCCAAGCCGCCGATAAGGCCG
This Thermogemmata fonticola DNA region includes the following protein-coding sequences:
- a CDS encoding coiled-coil domain-containing protein, which codes for MSAIRRRVWAGVLMLGSLTSLVLAQEPDPVQQREQQKRIQGRVAEVARRASSTLDAMTYQRLSPSLERKMLEEVARGLRELSQEQIEQVLRHLEEAVAAQQAGNAQAQTQAQQQAYAKQREIISQLRSMLIKLDIIRNLDEAAARLDAAAEKQLALNAETLTAARLPRRGIRRFGDDRLELANEQQDLRTEIAALFQQIENLIPHLTPQQKDRLEQAEYAVRSRRLLQELQGTITLLREGQWELATDRQRRHAKELKDLAHALRTPPADPVAALKQAQEKLQRAIDAQKKVQEQTREPANPEQLEQARRQGLDPNLLRGQELANQQAKAEFAARDARKAAEDAAREVADMLKPVENQQWKAEDALRQGKLDEAQPPQQQALDKLQQAKEEIDRRIAAAERAKVDPRAAVEQAAQRLDKLIQQQKDAHAATQRAEKNPDRLPLAQALQKETNQNAQQLQQTPLPPNPAFQQALQQAAEAMQQAQNKLDAQDARQAQPDQQRALQALERAKQALEHQLQAIDQRREDIARLEELKNQLEELAKNERDIADKAQKAEQPEQNRDLAQKQEQLQPPTGKAQEQLQQMAQRQQPADPLAPQPLQKAAEAVQQAQQNQQQARDNLQKNQPQQAAQQAQQAADKLQQAAREVQEQLNQKRGEEANDQAALQPQRVDPNNAAQQLQQAIEQAQRAAEQAQKANMAQQQANNAQQQAQPQQGQPNNPQQANNNPQQQGQPQQGQPNLAELQKQLARDAQQQQLPEAAQAADKAAQALEQGDLPKAIENQQKALDELNKAAQQQANNGQQPGQQQANNGQQQQPGQQQGNMGQQPGQQQANNGQQQQPGQQQGNMGQQPGQQQANNGQQQQPGQQQGNMGQQQANNGQQQQPGQQQGNMGQQPGQQPGAAQLAQRQQQLLDAARALQQSQQANNAAQAALQQAQANTPMSVQNQLQQAQQQLQQAAQQLQQGQPGQAGQNQQQAAQQLQQALQALQAAQQQAQANAGQQPGQQQANNGQQPGQQPGQQQANNGQQPGQQGNMGQQPGQQPGQQQANNPSQQQGPGRPMNQTISEGDQNGDDKLNKAGSSGNLATGDGSFIQLRSKERERVQQGADARLPAEFRELIKLFNMNIKNAKPAPAGAGK